A DNA window from Hydrogenophaga taeniospiralis contains the following coding sequences:
- a CDS encoding ArsR/SmtB family transcription factor — MNQRKLKDLLYEQVARIGKALGSPKRLELLEMLAQGEKSVDVLAAELSIDIKLASAHLKALRDARLVTSRREGKFIHYRLSGPDVAGLGVKLREVAEEHLLELRMALNQMVAQPDQLASVDRQALMAQAQRGEVVVIDVRPQDEFDAAHLPYARSMPLAEIEKRLAALPRDKEIVAYCRGPFCLLSDEAVALLLSRGYRARKVSDGVSEWQAAGLPLVLPSAG, encoded by the coding sequence ATGAACCAACGCAAACTCAAAGACCTGCTGTACGAGCAGGTGGCCCGCATCGGCAAGGCCCTGGGCAGCCCCAAGCGGCTGGAGCTGCTGGAGATGCTGGCGCAGGGCGAAAAGTCGGTGGACGTGCTCGCGGCCGAGCTGTCGATCGACATCAAGCTCGCCAGCGCCCACCTGAAGGCGCTGCGCGATGCGCGCCTGGTCACCAGCCGGCGCGAGGGCAAGTTCATCCACTACCGCCTGAGCGGGCCGGACGTGGCGGGCCTGGGCGTGAAACTGCGCGAGGTGGCCGAAGAACACCTGCTGGAGCTGCGCATGGCGCTGAACCAGATGGTGGCGCAACCGGACCAGCTCGCCTCGGTGGACCGCCAGGCGCTGATGGCGCAGGCGCAGCGCGGCGAGGTGGTGGTGATCGACGTGCGGCCGCAGGACGAGTTCGATGCGGCCCACCTGCCGTATGCGCGCTCCATGCCGCTGGCCGAGATCGAAAAGCGGCTGGCCGCGCTGCCGCGCGACAAGGAGATCGTCGCCTACTGCCGCGGGCCGTTCTGCCTGCTGTCGGACGAAGCCGTGGCGCTGCTGCTCTCGCGCGGCTACCGCGCGCGCAAGGTGTCCGACGGCGTGAGCGAGTGGCAGGCCGCGGGTCTGCCACTGGTGCTGCCATCGGCCGGGTGA
- a CDS encoding plasmid replication/partition related protein: MNITVNPDLKAYIDPLTPEEHEALERSLLAEGCRDALVLWGDVLVDGHNRYGICQKHGLPFQTVQNPRFQSMEDVHLWMIDQHLGRRSVSDFQRGVLALRKREIIAERRSRALAAPAADALPDQPEPATPSGSPAATAPALEPKPLHSREDIAKAARLSSSQVVMIEKIQKQAEPELVAALKSGTISLNAAAAVASLPAEEQKAAALAGKDELKLAAKRVRESRRKPQDADADTPLQEAQPTDELTALRQQVAQLQAENTALRQQVQALRGQLEEASA; the protein is encoded by the coding sequence ATGAACATCACCGTCAACCCGGACCTCAAAGCCTATATCGACCCCCTGACCCCGGAGGAACACGAGGCGCTGGAGCGCAGCCTGCTGGCCGAGGGCTGCCGCGATGCGCTGGTGCTCTGGGGCGACGTGCTGGTGGACGGGCACAACCGCTACGGCATCTGCCAGAAACACGGCCTGCCCTTCCAGACGGTGCAGAACCCGCGCTTCCAGTCCATGGAGGATGTGCACCTGTGGATGATCGACCAGCACCTGGGCCGGCGCAGCGTGTCGGACTTCCAGCGCGGCGTGCTGGCGCTGCGCAAGCGCGAGATCATCGCCGAGCGGCGCTCGCGGGCGCTGGCCGCGCCGGCGGCGGACGCGCTGCCGGATCAACCCGAGCCGGCCACGCCGTCGGGCAGCCCGGCCGCCACCGCGCCCGCGCTGGAGCCCAAGCCGCTGCACAGCCGCGAAGACATCGCCAAGGCGGCGCGGCTCAGCAGCAGCCAGGTGGTGATGATCGAAAAGATCCAGAAGCAGGCCGAGCCCGAGCTGGTCGCGGCCCTGAAGTCCGGCACCATCTCGCTCAACGCGGCGGCGGCTGTGGCGAGCCTGCCGGCCGAAGAACAGAAGGCCGCCGCGCTGGCCGGCAAGGACGAACTCAAGCTGGCGGCCAAGCGGGTGCGCGAATCGCGGCGCAAGCCGCAGGACGCGGACGCCGACACCCCACTGCAAGAGGCACAGCCCACCGACGAACTGACGGCCTTGCGCCAACAGGTGGCGCAGCTGCAGGCCGAGAACACCGCCCTGCGCCAGCAGGTGCAGGCCCTGCGCGGCCAGCTGGAAGAAGCGTCGGCGTAG
- a CDS encoding LysR family transcriptional regulator, with product MDLRDIDLNLLVVFNQLLLDRSVSTAADKLGLSQPAVSNALKRLRAVLKDELFLRTSRGMEPTPYALHLAEPVVYALNALQTALSRRDSFDPLTSQRTFNLAMTDIGEMYFMPPLMDALSRLAPQVRVHTHRPNADQLREDMASGSVDLALGLMPHLQAGFFQRRLFRQRYVCMFRQGHPTARSPMSLAQFCKLEHVGVVAPNTGHGEVDGLLARAGIERRMRLVVPHFIAVGHILQSTDLIATLPERFAQRCQEPFKLVISPHPVKLPEIAINLFWHAKYNRDPDSVWLRQLIVELFADP from the coding sequence ATGGACCTGCGCGACATCGACCTGAACCTGCTGGTGGTGTTCAACCAGCTGCTGCTCGACCGCAGCGTGTCCACGGCCGCCGACAAGCTCGGGCTCTCGCAGCCGGCGGTGAGCAACGCGCTCAAGCGCCTGCGCGCGGTGCTGAAGGACGAACTGTTCCTGCGCACCTCGCGCGGCATGGAGCCCACACCCTATGCCCTGCACCTGGCCGAGCCGGTGGTGTACGCGCTCAACGCGCTGCAGACCGCCCTGTCGCGGCGCGATTCGTTCGACCCGCTGACCAGCCAGCGCACCTTCAACCTGGCCATGACCGACATCGGCGAGATGTACTTCATGCCGCCGCTGATGGACGCCCTGTCGCGCCTGGCGCCGCAGGTGCGGGTCCATACCCACCGGCCGAACGCCGACCAGCTGCGGGAAGACATGGCCTCGGGGTCGGTGGACCTCGCACTGGGCCTGATGCCCCATCTGCAGGCCGGTTTTTTCCAGCGCCGGCTGTTCCGGCAACGCTATGTGTGCATGTTCCGCCAGGGCCACCCCACGGCCCGCTCGCCCATGAGCCTGGCGCAGTTCTGCAAGCTGGAGCACGTGGGCGTGGTGGCGCCGAACACCGGCCACGGCGAGGTGGACGGCCTGCTGGCGCGCGCCGGCATCGAGCGGCGCATGCGCCTGGTGGTGCCGCACTTCATCGCCGTGGGCCACATCCTGCAGAGCACCGACCTGATCGCGACGCTGCCTGAGCGCTTCGCGCAGCGCTGCCAGGAGCCGTTCAAGCTGGTGATCTCCCCACACCCGGTGAAACTGCCCGAGATCGCCATCAACCTGTTCTGGCACGCCAAGTACAACCGCGACCCGGACAGCGTGTGGCTGCGCCAGCTGATCGTCGAACTGTTCGCCGACCCCTGA
- a CDS encoding metal-sulfur cluster assembly factor, with protein MTPTPFPYDGPDALLEPIAKALRRVVDPEVSINVVDLGLIYRVSVADNKVHARVTMTSAACPVTDLIIEEIENELDRDLPPEMLIQVELVWEPPWSEERLSERARRFMDR; from the coding sequence ATGACACCCACCCCCTTTCCCTACGACGGCCCGGACGCCCTGCTCGAACCGATCGCCAAGGCGCTGCGACGGGTCGTGGACCCGGAGGTGTCCATCAACGTGGTGGATCTGGGCCTGATCTACCGGGTGAGCGTGGCCGACAACAAGGTGCATGCCCGGGTGACCATGACCTCGGCCGCCTGCCCGGTGACCGACCTGATCATCGAAGAGATCGAAAACGAGCTGGACCGGGACCTGCCGCCCGAGATGCTGATCCAGGTGGAGCTGGTCTGGGAGCCGCCCTGGAGCGAGGAGCGCCTGAGCGAGCGCGCCCGGCGCTTCATGGACCGTTGA
- a CDS encoding aromatic-ring-hydroxylating dioxygenase subunit beta: MNMIDFKTYFELLNLYSDYAMVCDSADWEQWPEFFVEEGSYRLQPRENHEQGLPLCLLALESQAMIRDRVYGVKETMYHDPYYQRHIVGTPRVIRIEQTADGERIESEANYAVIRTKIDAESIVLSAGFYRDVIVRRPEGLKLLSRLCVYDSEMIANSIIYPI, from the coding sequence ATGAACATGATCGACTTCAAGACCTACTTCGAACTGCTCAATCTCTACAGCGACTACGCCATGGTGTGCGACTCGGCCGACTGGGAGCAGTGGCCCGAATTCTTCGTCGAGGAGGGCAGCTACCGGCTGCAGCCCCGCGAGAACCACGAGCAAGGCCTGCCCCTGTGCCTGCTGGCGCTGGAGAGCCAGGCCATGATCCGCGACCGGGTGTACGGCGTGAAGGAAACCATGTACCACGACCCGTACTACCAGCGCCACATCGTGGGCACGCCGCGCGTGATCCGGATCGAGCAGACGGCCGACGGCGAACGCATCGAGTCCGAGGCCAACTACGCCGTCATCCGCACCAAGATCGACGCCGAGTCCATCGTGCTGAGCGCCGGTTTCTACCGCGACGTGATCGTGCGCCGGCCCGAGGGCCTGAAGCTGCTGTCGCGCCTGTGCGTGTACGACAGCGAAATGATCGCCAATTCCATCATCTACCCGATCTGA
- a CDS encoding DsrE/DsrF/TusD sulfur relay family protein, with protein MRSVLFILNDAPYGNERAYNGLRLAGALTAKEGVQVRVFLMADAVGCAKAGQKVPEGYYNLQLMLGKVLRKGEVALCGTCMDARGLGAAELMEGAQRSTLAQLADWTTEADQVLVF; from the coding sequence ATGCGTTCGGTGCTTTTCATCCTCAACGACGCGCCCTATGGCAACGAGCGCGCCTACAACGGCCTGCGACTGGCCGGTGCCCTGACCGCCAAGGAAGGCGTGCAGGTGCGGGTGTTCCTCATGGCCGATGCCGTGGGCTGCGCCAAGGCGGGCCAGAAGGTGCCCGAGGGCTACTACAACCTGCAGCTCATGCTGGGCAAGGTCTTGCGCAAGGGCGAGGTGGCGCTGTGCGGCACCTGCATGGACGCGCGGGGCCTGGGCGCGGCGGAGCTGATGGAGGGCGCGCAGCGCTCCACCCTCGCGCAGCTCGCCGACTGGACCACCGAGGCCGACCAGGTCCTGGTCTTCTGA
- a CDS encoding aromatic ring-hydroxylating dioxygenase subunit alpha has protein sequence MSETPTVFPQDPAWPGEGTSRVPFWAYTRDDLYRRELDRFFYAGHWCYVGLEAEIPNPGDFRRSVIGERSVIMVRDPDGGINVVENVCAHRGMRFCRERSGKAAKDFFCPYHQWNYSLKGDLQGVPFRRGVKQDGKVNGGMPKDFKLEDHGLTKLKVAIRGGVVFASFDHDVEPLEAFLGPTILRYFDRVFDGRALKVLGYRRQRIPGNWKLMQENIKDPYHPGLLHTWFSTFGLWRADNKSELKMDAHFRHAAMISTRGQGGRNEEVVAGVDSFKESMKLNDPRLLDIVPEPWWAGPTAVMTTIFPSVIIQQQVNSVSTRHIQPNGHGSFDFVWTHFGFEDDTPEMEQRRLIQANLFGPAGFVSADDGEVIEWSQEGFEQKPAHRTVLEMGGHDIGDTDHMVTETLIRGMYGYWRKVMGE, from the coding sequence ATGAGCGAAACCCCCACCGTGTTTCCCCAGGACCCGGCATGGCCGGGCGAAGGCACCAGCCGCGTCCCGTTCTGGGCCTATACCCGCGACGACCTCTACCGGCGCGAGCTGGACCGCTTCTTCTATGCCGGCCACTGGTGCTACGTGGGCCTGGAGGCCGAGATCCCCAACCCGGGTGACTTCAGGCGCTCGGTGATCGGCGAGCGCTCGGTCATCATGGTGCGCGACCCCGACGGCGGCATCAACGTGGTGGAGAACGTGTGCGCCCACCGCGGCATGCGCTTCTGCCGCGAGCGCAGCGGCAAGGCGGCGAAAGACTTCTTCTGCCCCTACCACCAGTGGAATTACAGCCTCAAGGGCGACCTGCAGGGCGTGCCGTTCCGCCGCGGCGTCAAGCAGGACGGCAAGGTCAACGGCGGCATGCCCAAGGACTTCAAGCTCGAAGACCACGGGCTGACCAAGCTCAAGGTGGCCATCCGCGGCGGCGTGGTCTTCGCGTCGTTCGACCACGACGTGGAGCCGCTGGAGGCCTTCCTCGGCCCGACCATCCTGCGCTACTTCGACCGCGTCTTCGATGGCCGCGCGCTCAAGGTGCTGGGCTACCGGCGCCAGCGCATTCCGGGCAACTGGAAGCTGATGCAGGAGAACATCAAGGACCCCTACCACCCCGGTCTGCTGCACACCTGGTTTTCCACCTTCGGCCTCTGGCGCGCCGACAACAAGTCCGAGCTCAAGATGGACGCGCACTTCCGCCACGCCGCCATGATCTCCACGCGGGGGCAGGGCGGCAGGAACGAGGAGGTGGTGGCCGGTGTGGACAGCTTCAAGGAGTCCATGAAGCTCAACGACCCGCGCCTGCTCGACATCGTGCCCGAGCCCTGGTGGGCCGGCCCGACCGCGGTGATGACCACCATCTTCCCCAGCGTGATCATCCAGCAGCAGGTCAACAGCGTGTCCACGCGCCACATCCAGCCCAACGGGCATGGCTCGTTCGACTTCGTCTGGACCCACTTCGGCTTCGAGGACGACACGCCCGAGATGGAGCAGCGCCGCCTGATCCAGGCCAATCTGTTCGGCCCGGCCGGCTTCGTCTCGGCCGACGACGGCGAGGTGATCGAGTGGTCGCAAGAGGGCTTCGAGCAGAAGCCCGCGCACCGCACCGTGCTCGAAATGGGCGGGCACGACATCGGTGACACCGATCACATGGTGACCGAGACCCTGATTCGCGGCATGTACGGCTACTGGCGCAAGGTGATGGGGGAATGA
- a CDS encoding MBL fold metallo-hydrolase: MTTSTRSHLRRLARPWLGGLLGLCAACASTWALAQAVPEMALKQVGAHTYYVEGLAALGSPANQNFISNAGFVVARDGVVVIDTLGSPALARRLVEKIAAVTPKPVTHVILTHYHADHIYGLQVFKQLGAQIIAHQNGREYLHSETAEQRLVASRTDLAPWVDGSVQLVPADRWLDGSTTLELAGTRFVVEQVGPSHTPEDLAIYVPSERVLFAGDLIFSGRLPFVGKANSDQWITALNRLLGFDAQVVVPGHGGASTDPRKDIGFIRDYLGHLRRTMGQASSDMQPFDEAYAQTDWSAYEHMPMFPFANRMNAYNTYLLMEQEGMRGK, from the coding sequence ATGACGACATCCACCCGCTCGCATCTGCGCCGGCTTGCGCGGCCATGGCTCGGGGGCCTGCTCGGCCTGTGTGCCGCCTGCGCCAGCACCTGGGCGCTGGCGCAGGCCGTACCCGAGATGGCGCTGAAGCAGGTCGGCGCCCACACCTACTACGTGGAAGGCCTCGCGGCACTGGGCTCGCCGGCCAACCAGAACTTCATCAGCAACGCCGGCTTCGTGGTGGCGCGCGACGGCGTGGTGGTGATCGACACGCTGGGCTCGCCCGCGCTGGCCCGGCGGCTCGTGGAGAAGATCGCCGCGGTCACACCCAAGCCCGTCACGCATGTGATCCTGACGCACTACCACGCCGACCACATCTACGGCCTGCAGGTGTTCAAGCAGCTGGGCGCCCAGATCATCGCCCATCAAAACGGGCGGGAGTACCTGCATTCCGAAACCGCCGAGCAGCGGCTGGTGGCCTCGCGCACCGACCTGGCACCCTGGGTGGACGGGAGCGTCCAGCTGGTGCCGGCCGACCGCTGGCTGGACGGATCGACCACGCTCGAACTGGCCGGCACCCGCTTCGTGGTGGAACAGGTGGGCCCTTCGCACACGCCCGAAGACCTGGCCATCTACGTGCCCAGCGAGCGCGTGCTGTTCGCGGGCGACCTCATCTTCAGCGGTCGACTGCCTTTCGTGGGCAAGGCCAACAGCGACCAGTGGATCACCGCACTGAACCGCCTGCTGGGCTTTGATGCCCAGGTCGTGGTGCCCGGGCACGGTGGCGCGTCCACCGACCCGCGCAAGGACATCGGCTTCATCCGCGACTACCTGGGCCACCTGCGCAGGACCATGGGCCAGGCCAGCAGCGACATGCAGCCCTTCGACGAGGCCTACGCCCAGACCGACTGGAGCGCCTACGAGCACATGCCGATGTTCCCGTTCGCCAACCGCATGAACGCCTACAACACCTACTTGCTGATGGAGCAAGAAGGCATGCGGGGCAAGTAG
- a CDS encoding 2Fe-2S iron-sulfur cluster-binding protein yields the protein MELVVEPLKLRLNVDSGKNLLDVLRANEVPISYSCMSGRCGTCRCRVVDGDLMDAGPEAGRPQIGAGRYVLACQAVLTDNCTIEVPEVDEVVVHPARIIKGTVTAIEDATHDVQRLRVRLAKPLAFSPGQYATLQFTPEHIRPYSMAGLPDDTDMEFQIRRVPGGQVSAYVFDELKPGSTIRLSGPLGTAYLRRRHTGPMLCVGGGTGLAPVLSIVRGALEGGMENPIHLYFGVRSQHDLYDADRLSAMAQRHPNLRVHIVVATGPVEAGQRRGLVTDAIAQDIASLAGWRAYLCGAPAMVEALGLLVRQMGMAPEHVHADAFYPGGV from the coding sequence ATGGAACTCGTCGTAGAACCGCTCAAGCTGCGCCTGAACGTGGACAGTGGAAAGAACCTGCTGGACGTGCTGCGGGCCAACGAGGTTCCCATCTCCTACAGCTGCATGTCGGGGCGCTGCGGCACCTGCCGCTGCCGCGTGGTGGACGGTGACCTGATGGACGCCGGCCCCGAAGCCGGCCGCCCGCAGATCGGCGCGGGCCGCTACGTGCTGGCCTGCCAGGCGGTGCTGACCGACAACTGCACCATCGAAGTGCCCGAGGTGGACGAGGTCGTGGTGCACCCGGCGCGCATCATCAAAGGCACGGTCACCGCCATCGAAGACGCCACGCACGACGTCCAGCGCCTGCGGGTGCGGCTGGCCAAGCCGCTGGCCTTCAGCCCGGGGCAGTACGCCACGCTGCAGTTCACGCCCGAACACATCCGGCCCTATTCCATGGCGGGCCTGCCCGACGACACCGACATGGAGTTCCAGATCCGCCGCGTGCCTGGGGGCCAGGTCTCGGCGTACGTGTTCGACGAGCTCAAGCCCGGTTCGACCATCCGCCTCAGCGGCCCGCTGGGCACGGCCTACCTGCGCCGCAGACACACGGGGCCCATGCTGTGCGTGGGCGGCGGCACCGGGCTGGCGCCCGTGCTCTCGATCGTGCGCGGTGCGCTCGAAGGGGGCATGGAGAACCCGATCCACCTGTACTTCGGGGTGCGCAGCCAGCACGACCTGTACGACGCCGACCGCCTGAGCGCGATGGCGCAGCGCCACCCCAACCTGCGCGTCCACATCGTGGTGGCCACCGGTCCGGTGGAGGCCGGCCAGCGCCGCGGCCTGGTGACCGACGCCATCGCGCAGGACATCGCCTCGCTCGCCGGCTGGCGCGCCTACCTGTGCGGCGCGCCCGCGATGGTGGAGGCGCTCGGCCTGCTGGTGCGCCAGATGGGCATGGCCCCCGAGCATGTGCACGCCGACGCTTTCTACCCCGGCGGCGTCTGA
- a CDS encoding rhodanese-like domain-containing protein: MKPQHLALAALTAASLWLAPAAHADNQAIAVDEMAAYLEFVDYGGGVIFAEQIPKDEWPKMVVIDARDAGQFAKGHIPGAINMDWRQVLAQRNTIPKDKPVLIYCNSGSLSAQAGFALRVAGWDNLRILQGGMEEWKAKGGFDAAARATAPARH; encoded by the coding sequence ATGAAACCACAACACCTGGCGCTCGCCGCCCTCACCGCCGCCAGCCTGTGGCTGGCCCCCGCCGCCCACGCCGACAACCAGGCCATCGCCGTGGACGAGATGGCGGCGTATCTCGAATTCGTGGACTACGGCGGCGGCGTGATCTTTGCCGAGCAGATCCCCAAGGACGAATGGCCGAAGATGGTCGTCATCGACGCGCGCGACGCCGGCCAGTTCGCCAAAGGCCACATCCCCGGCGCCATCAACATGGACTGGCGCCAGGTGCTGGCCCAGCGCAACACCATCCCCAAAGACAAACCCGTGCTGATCTACTGCAACAGCGGTTCGCTCTCGGCCCAGGCCGGTTTCGCCCTGCGCGTGGCGGGCTGGGACAACCTGCGCATCCTGCAGGGCGGCATGGAAGAATGGAAGGCCAAGGGCGGCTTCGACGCCGCGGCCCGGGCCACCGCGCCGGCCAGACACTGA
- a CDS encoding DUF2249 domain-containing protein, translating to MSNTQTLQNVHLFDARGVAKRFRHAAIFGALKSLQPGETMRFVNDHDPIPLLAQIRQTFGDAVSLEYLRREPGEVVLDFCVVG from the coding sequence ATGAGCAACACCCAGACTCTCCAGAACGTTCACCTCTTCGACGCCCGCGGGGTGGCCAAGCGCTTTCGCCACGCCGCCATCTTCGGCGCGCTGAAAAGCCTGCAGCCGGGGGAAACCATGCGCTTCGTCAACGACCACGATCCCATCCCCCTGCTGGCGCAGATCCGCCAGACCTTCGGGGACGCCGTGTCCCTGGAATACCTGCGTCGGGAACCGGGCGAAGTGGTGCTCGACTTCTGCGTCGTTGGTTGA
- a CDS encoding sterol desaturase family protein, protein MSFEQFVIGNEPLIRVGFFVGVFALVALWELASPRRVLQLPRAQRWASNLGIVLLNTVIVRLLFPTAAVGMAALGVERGWGLLNHFAVPFWLAVPLAVVAMDFVIWMQHVMVHAVPALWRLHRVHHADLDYDLTTGARFHPLEIVLSMGIKFATIALLGAPVLAVVVFEVLLSACALFNHGNIRLPDGVDRALRWFLVTPDMHRVHHSVEDDESNSNFGFNLTWWDRLFGTYREQPRGGQLGMVIGIHGHADPHEVARLPGMLMLPFKSRGTDGAIKRRPFTEHDAGANH, encoded by the coding sequence GTGAGCTTTGAGCAGTTCGTCATCGGCAACGAGCCCCTCATCCGGGTGGGCTTCTTCGTCGGCGTGTTCGCCCTGGTGGCCCTGTGGGAGCTGGCGTCGCCACGCCGGGTGCTCCAGTTGCCGCGCGCGCAACGCTGGGCCAGCAACCTCGGCATCGTGCTGCTCAACACCGTGATCGTGCGCCTGCTGTTCCCCACGGCGGCGGTGGGCATGGCGGCCCTGGGCGTCGAGAGGGGCTGGGGGCTGCTGAACCATTTCGCCGTGCCGTTCTGGCTCGCGGTGCCGCTGGCCGTGGTGGCGATGGATTTCGTGATCTGGATGCAGCACGTGATGGTGCACGCCGTGCCCGCGCTGTGGCGGCTGCACCGCGTGCACCACGCCGACCTGGACTACGACCTCACCACCGGAGCGCGCTTTCACCCGCTGGAGATCGTGCTCTCCATGGGCATCAAGTTCGCCACCATCGCGCTGCTGGGTGCGCCGGTGCTGGCGGTGGTGGTCTTTGAGGTGCTGCTGAGCGCCTGCGCGCTGTTCAACCACGGCAACATCCGCCTGCCCGACGGCGTGGACCGCGCCTTGCGCTGGTTCCTCGTCACGCCCGACATGCACCGCGTGCACCACTCGGTGGAAGACGACGAGAGCAATTCCAACTTCGGTTTCAACCTGACCTGGTGGGACCGCCTGTTCGGCACCTACCGCGAGCAACCGCGCGGGGGCCAGCTCGGCATGGTCATCGGCATCCACGGCCACGCCGACCCGCACGAAGTGGCGCGCCTGCCGGGCATGCTGATGCTGCCTTTCAAGAGTCGGGGCACCGACGGTGCGATCAAGCGCCGCCCCTTCACCGAACACGACGCCGGAGCGAACCACTGA
- a CDS encoding MFS transporter: MFAGRRNVLLLASSQALMLSAIVLSMSLAAILGALLAPDKSLATLPVAAMVVGTAIASLPAALLMRRWGRRSGFLIGASLGVAGSALAGLGLWQGSFGLFTLGHLLLGSYQGFANYYRFASAEAVDAAHTTRAISWVVAGGVVAAFVGPQLGQWGRDWFIAGPFVGSYLAQAVLSVVALGLLTQVRLKPVATAATGTARSVRELLSQPLLLTSILGAAVGYSVMIMVMTATPLAMLGCGLPGQSVTPVIQWHVVGMFAPSFFTGHFVKRFGAPRIMQTGFVLLLVHVAVALSGLEFLHFVSALVLLGVGWNFAFVGGTALLTQTYRPAEQLKVQAINEFLVFGLVATASLSAGWLYDRAGWAALNLAVVPFLLLALLASVGTELKTARLREAL, translated from the coding sequence ATGTTTGCAGGTCGCCGCAACGTGCTTCTGCTGGCCAGCAGCCAGGCCCTGATGCTCTCGGCCATCGTGCTGTCGATGAGCCTGGCCGCCATCCTGGGCGCCCTGCTGGCGCCCGACAAAAGCCTCGCCACGCTGCCGGTGGCGGCGATGGTGGTCGGCACGGCCATCGCGTCGTTGCCCGCGGCCCTGCTGATGCGCCGCTGGGGCCGCCGCTCGGGTTTCCTGATCGGCGCCAGCCTGGGGGTGGCGGGCAGCGCATTGGCCGGGCTGGGCCTGTGGCAGGGCTCGTTTGGGCTGTTCACCCTGGGGCACCTGCTGCTGGGCAGTTACCAGGGTTTTGCCAACTACTACCGCTTCGCCTCCGCGGAGGCGGTGGACGCGGCGCACACCACCCGCGCGATTTCCTGGGTGGTGGCCGGCGGGGTGGTGGCCGCGTTTGTAGGACCGCAACTGGGGCAGTGGGGGCGCGACTGGTTCATCGCCGGGCCGTTCGTGGGCTCGTACCTGGCGCAGGCCGTGCTCAGCGTGGTGGCGCTGGGCCTGCTGACGCAGGTGCGGCTCAAACCGGTGGCGACGGCCGCCACGGGCACGGCCCGTTCCGTGCGGGAGCTCCTGTCCCAGCCTTTGCTGCTCACGTCGATCCTGGGCGCGGCGGTGGGCTACTCCGTGATGATCATGGTGATGACGGCCACGCCGCTGGCCATGCTGGGCTGCGGCCTGCCGGGGCAGAGCGTCACGCCGGTGATCCAGTGGCACGTGGTGGGCATGTTCGCGCCATCGTTCTTCACCGGCCACTTCGTCAAGCGCTTTGGCGCGCCACGCATCATGCAGACCGGCTTCGTGCTGCTGCTGGTGCATGTGGCCGTGGCGCTCTCGGGGCTGGAGTTCCTGCATTTCGTCTCGGCGCTGGTCCTGCTCGGCGTGGGCTGGAATTTCGCCTTCGTGGGCGGCACCGCCCTGCTCACGCAGACCTACCGACCGGCCGAACAGCTCAAGGTGCAGGCGATCAACGAGTTCCTGGTGTTCGGGCTCGTGGCCACCGCCAGCCTGTCCGCGGGCTGGCTGTACGACCGCGCCGGCTGGGCCGCGCTGAACCTGGCCGTGGTGCCGTTTCTGCTGCTGGCCTTGCTGGCGTCCGTCGGCACCGAGCTGAAAACCGCCCGGCTGCGGGAGGCACTGTGA